One genomic window of Vicinamibacterales bacterium includes the following:
- a CDS encoding cytochrome c, whose amino-acid sequence MRIVMWTALAVAGLHLGATAAAAQSPAEKGQQLFTAQRCTMCHAVAGKGNAKGPLDGVAAKYKADELKQWLVAPADMAAKHNATRKPAMRDFSKLPAADLDALVAYLQTLK is encoded by the coding sequence ATGCGGATTGTCATGTGGACGGCGCTGGCGGTGGCGGGCCTTCACCTGGGGGCCACCGCGGCCGCGGCGCAGAGCCCCGCCGAGAAGGGCCAGCAGCTCTTCACCGCACAACGGTGCACCATGTGCCATGCCGTCGCCGGCAAGGGCAACGCAAAGGGCCCGCTCGACGGCGTCGCGGCGAAGTACAAGGCCGACGAGCTGAAGCAGTGGCTCGTGGCACCGGCCGACATGGCCGCCAAGCACAACGCCACGCGCAAGCCCGCGATGCGCGACTTCTCGAAGCTGCCGGCCGCGGACCTCGACGCCCTCGTCGCCTATCTGCAGACCTTGAAATGA
- a CDS encoding Rieske (2Fe-2S) protein: protein MTADRPPVARRTLLDWLLGLGVGSTGLAVLQPVRRFLVPPKGGEAETESAVAAQLNELPPNSGKVFPFGSRPAIVVRTPDGELRAFSAVCTHLDCTVQYKADTSQLWCACHNGIYDLAGNNVSGPPPRPLEALKVNVRGEAGREEVVVSRT, encoded by the coding sequence ATGACGGCCGACCGTCCGCCGGTCGCCCGTCGCACCCTGCTCGACTGGCTGCTCGGGCTGGGTGTCGGATCGACGGGACTGGCCGTGCTCCAACCCGTGCGGCGCTTCCTCGTGCCCCCGAAGGGCGGCGAGGCGGAGACCGAAAGCGCCGTCGCGGCGCAGCTCAACGAGCTGCCGCCGAACTCCGGCAAGGTGTTCCCCTTCGGCAGCCGCCCGGCCATCGTCGTCCGGACGCCCGACGGGGAGCTCCGCGCGTTCAGCGCCGTCTGCACGCACCTCGACTGCACCGTGCAGTACAAGGCGGACACCTCGCAGCTCTGGTGCGCCTGCCATAACGGCATCTACGACCTGGCCGGGAACAACGTGTCCGGGCCTCCGCCTCGTCCCCTGGAGGCGCTGAAGGTCAACGTGCGAGGGGAGGCCGGGCGCGAGGAAGTGGTCGTCTCGCGCACCTGA
- a CDS encoding cytochrome bc complex cytochrome b subunit: protein MTPPSTSWGARTAAWLEARYDLSGLLRFLAKKRVPQHRHTIWYYLGGMTLFLFLVQVASGILLLLYYRPSAAEAYESVQFIVTRVEFGWLVRNVHSWSANLLIAVAAAHMVSVLFMRAYRRPRELTWITGALLLFLMLGFGFSGYLLPWNELAFFATKVGTGIAGAVPVVGADLVRMLRGGDDVTGATLSRFFGIHVAILPAITTVLLGVHLLFVQTQGMSVPPGVERRVAAGERLKQMPFFPNFALRDVVGWYIALALLAALAAFSPWELGVKADAFAPVPPGIRPEWYFLAPFQILKMLPSHILGIEGEQVGVLGFSLLAAAFVVLPFIDSGANEGRPSRIITWGALVVLVLLAVMTVVGYVLA, encoded by the coding sequence ATGACTCCACCCTCCACGTCCTGGGGAGCCCGCACGGCGGCGTGGCTCGAGGCGCGGTACGACCTGAGCGGCCTCCTGCGCTTCCTGGCGAAGAAGCGCGTGCCGCAGCACCGGCACACGATCTGGTACTACCTCGGCGGCATGACGCTCTTCCTGTTCCTGGTGCAGGTGGCGAGCGGCATCCTGCTGCTGCTGTACTACCGCCCGAGCGCGGCCGAAGCCTACGAGAGCGTGCAGTTCATCGTCACGCGCGTCGAGTTCGGATGGCTCGTGCGCAACGTCCACTCGTGGTCGGCCAACCTGCTCATCGCCGTGGCCGCCGCGCACATGGTCAGCGTGCTCTTCATGCGCGCCTACCGGCGGCCGCGCGAGCTCACCTGGATCACGGGGGCCCTGCTCCTGTTCCTCATGCTCGGCTTCGGCTTCAGCGGCTACCTGCTGCCGTGGAACGAGCTGGCGTTCTTCGCGACCAAGGTCGGCACCGGCATCGCCGGGGCCGTGCCCGTCGTGGGCGCCGACCTCGTCCGGATGCTCCGTGGCGGCGACGACGTGACGGGCGCCACGCTCTCGCGTTTCTTCGGCATCCACGTCGCCATCCTGCCCGCCATCACGACGGTGCTGCTCGGCGTGCACCTGCTCTTCGTGCAGACGCAGGGCATGAGCGTGCCGCCGGGCGTGGAGCGCCGGGTGGCGGCCGGGGAGCGCCTCAAGCAGATGCCGTTCTTCCCCAACTTCGCCCTGCGCGACGTGGTGGGGTGGTACATCGCGCTGGCGCTGCTCGCGGCGCTGGCGGCGTTCTCGCCGTGGGAGCTCGGCGTGAAGGCCGATGCCTTCGCGCCCGTCCCGCCGGGGATCCGGCCCGAATGGTATTTCCTGGCGCCGTTCCAGATTCTGAAGATGCTGCCGAGCCACATCCTCGGCATCGAGGGGGAACAGGTCGGCGTGCTCGGATTCAGCCTGCTGGCCGCGGCGTTCGTGGTCCTGCCGTTCATCGACAGCGGCGCCAACGAGGGACGGCCGAGCCGCATCATCACCTGGGGCGCCCTCGTCGTCCTCGTCCTGCTGGCCGTGATGACGGTGGTGGGATACGTGCTGGCTTGA
- a CDS encoding cytochrome c3 family protein, translating to MPTRVFRPTMLAWLAGAGWLVLAPGPADAQAPAAAPSSCVTCHQTLGGETAAPVAAFASDIHSGRGFTCVDCHGGDPTTDDPMEAMDPKKGFKGSLAGAAGVQACARCHSDAAFMRTYAPRQRVDQQAEYATSVHGQRLAKGDTKVATCASCHTAHGIRAVNDAKSTVYPTNVANTCAACHADPAHMAGYTKDDGSPLPTNQRAEYETSVHYEALTKKSDLSAPTCNDCHGNHGAAPPGAGSVINVCGTCHAVFATKMQASPHAAVFDRGCVECHSNHAVKAPTDALLGMSDGAICATCHDGDTGAAAATKMRSDIDGLSAAIDRSEATLERLHEAGMEVGAQQIALREARSHLTLSRTEIHGLDPAAVDKVTGEGLAITADIDKAGAEATAELKYRRTGLAASMVAILLVVVALVAKIRQIEERTPLTTDDGHH from the coding sequence ATGCCGACCAGAGTGTTTCGTCCCACGATGCTCGCCTGGCTCGCCGGGGCCGGGTGGCTGGTCCTGGCCCCGGGGCCGGCTGACGCGCAGGCGCCCGCCGCGGCGCCCAGCAGCTGCGTGACCTGCCACCAGACGCTTGGCGGCGAGACCGCCGCCCCGGTGGCCGCGTTCGCCTCCGACATCCACAGCGGCCGCGGGTTCACCTGCGTGGACTGCCACGGCGGCGACCCGACCACCGACGACCCGATGGAGGCCATGGACCCGAAGAAGGGCTTCAAGGGCTCGCTGGCCGGTGCCGCCGGGGTCCAGGCGTGCGCGCGCTGCCACAGCGACGCCGCGTTCATGCGCACCTACGCCCCGCGCCAGCGGGTCGACCAGCAGGCCGAGTACGCCACCAGCGTCCACGGCCAGCGGCTGGCCAAGGGGGACACGAAGGTGGCCACCTGCGCGTCGTGCCACACGGCGCACGGCATCCGTGCCGTGAACGACGCGAAGTCCACCGTGTACCCGACCAACGTGGCCAACACCTGCGCCGCGTGCCACGCCGACCCCGCGCACATGGCCGGCTACACGAAGGACGACGGGTCGCCGCTGCCCACCAACCAGCGGGCCGAGTACGAGACGAGCGTCCACTACGAGGCGCTCACGAAGAAGTCCGACCTGTCGGCGCCCACGTGCAACGACTGCCACGGCAACCACGGCGCCGCGCCGCCCGGCGCCGGCAGCGTCATCAACGTGTGCGGCACCTGCCACGCGGTCTTCGCGACCAAGATGCAGGCCAGCCCGCATGCCGCCGTCTTCGATCGCGGGTGCGTGGAGTGCCATAGCAACCACGCGGTGAAGGCGCCGACCGACGCCCTGCTCGGCATGAGCGACGGCGCCATCTGCGCGACCTGCCACGACGGCGACACCGGCGCGGCCGCCGCCACGAAGATGCGCAGCGACATCGATGGCCTCAGCGCCGCCATCGACCGGTCGGAGGCGACGCTCGAGCGCCTGCACGAAGCCGGGATGGAGGTGGGCGCGCAGCAGATCGCGCTTCGCGAGGCGCGGTCGCACCTCACGCTGAGCCGGACCGAGATCCACGGCCTCGACCCGGCCGCCGTGGACAAGGTGACGGGCGAGGGCCTGGCCATCACGGCCGACATCGACAAGGCCGGCGCCGAGGCGACGGCCGAGCTGAAGTACCGGCGCACGGGCCTCGCGGCGTCGATGGTGGCGATTCTGCTGGTCGTCGTGGCCCTGGTCGCCAAGATCCGCCAGATCGAGGAACGGACCCCGCTCACGACCGACGACGGGCACCACTGA
- a CDS encoding spondin domain-containing protein: MTLDVPGRVRWRHAGRPGWLAVALLAAACGGGSSPTGPTTTSAPSAPATVRYRVTFDATWSAGTHPQDFPANPHFSPLVGALHSTAVRFWHDGAIASDGIRRMAEQGLTSPLDAEIGNAIGAGTARTLVRGGGIGLSPGSTSVEFEAAQSHPLLTLVAMVAPSPDWFVGVSAVPLFDGAAWVDRLTVDLRPWDAGTDGGRSFESADQTLSPRQPIAALAGFPVAVNGAVPPMGRFVVERLP, from the coding sequence ATGACACTCGATGTGCCAGGCCGCGTCCGATGGCGCCACGCCGGCCGCCCGGGCTGGCTCGCGGTGGCGCTGCTGGCCGCCGCCTGTGGCGGCGGGTCCTCGCCCACCGGCCCCACCACGACCTCGGCGCCGAGCGCGCCCGCGACCGTCCGATATCGCGTCACGTTCGACGCCACCTGGTCGGCCGGGACGCATCCCCAGGACTTTCCCGCCAATCCGCACTTCTCGCCCCTCGTCGGCGCGCTGCACTCGACCGCGGTGCGGTTCTGGCACGACGGCGCCATCGCCAGCGACGGGATCCGGCGCATGGCCGAGCAGGGACTCACCTCGCCGCTGGATGCCGAGATCGGGAACGCCATCGGCGCGGGCACGGCGCGGACGCTCGTGCGCGGTGGCGGCATCGGCCTCTCGCCGGGCTCGACCTCGGTGGAGTTCGAGGCGGCGCAGTCGCACCCGCTGCTGACCCTGGTGGCGATGGTGGCTCCCAGCCCCGACTGGTTCGTCGGTGTGTCGGCAGTGCCGCTCTTCGACGGCGCGGCCTGGGTGGACCGCCTGACGGTGGACCTCCGCCCCTGGGATGCAGGCACCGACGGCGGCCGCAGCTTCGAGTCGGCGGACCAGACGTTGAGTCCGCGGCAGCCGATCGCGGCGCTCGCGGGATTTCCCGTGGCCGTCAACGGCGCAGTGCCGCCGATGGGGCGATTCGTCGTCGAGCGCCTGCCCTGA
- a CDS encoding MlaD family protein, with protein MEARRNAWVGAFVVGGVLLFAAALFLIGDRRQLFVDHIEIGATFGKVTGIEVGSPVRLAGLDAGEVRDIRLPSRPSDPFLVRLRIRDDLRNLVRTDSMAEIQTDGLVGAAFIQVSVGTDEAPPVEPGAVITGVDPIEFADLMRQGRETFRQAGRDVSEITDDVTEALDSLTKIVDTTDDVVAKVGDQVQRVGAAGSRVVEDAAGVVTDVRAIVNGVRAGEGTMGRLFTDTAFYDRLNAIGHDAAESARSVKDAAEITKAAVERFVANDGAGPQMAQSVRSTLAGIEEVTSDLAEGTEALKRNILFRGFFQNRGFYDLDAISREAYQAGLLERDNRTAVRVWLDADVLFGADAGGAARLTDEGRRRIDSAMSQLVQYPRDSPLIVEGYARTADEASAFLTSVERSTLVRDYVLSRFRRQATLTDVMPLGNDAAGSPSGDGRWGGVALTMFVENGVFRRPRDR; from the coding sequence ATGGAGGCGAGACGGAACGCATGGGTCGGAGCATTCGTCGTGGGCGGCGTCCTGCTGTTCGCGGCCGCGCTCTTCCTGATCGGCGACCGCCGGCAGCTGTTCGTCGATCACATCGAGATCGGCGCGACGTTCGGGAAGGTGACGGGCATCGAGGTCGGCAGTCCGGTGCGCCTGGCCGGGCTCGACGCCGGCGAGGTGCGCGACATCCGCCTGCCCTCGAGGCCGTCGGATCCCTTCCTGGTCCGGCTGCGCATCCGCGACGACCTGCGCAACCTGGTGCGCACCGACTCGATGGCCGAGATCCAGACCGACGGGCTGGTCGGCGCCGCGTTCATCCAGGTCAGCGTCGGCACCGACGAGGCGCCGCCGGTCGAGCCGGGCGCCGTGATCACGGGCGTCGATCCCATCGAGTTCGCGGACCTCATGCGCCAGGGCCGCGAGACGTTCCGCCAGGCGGGCCGCGACGTGAGCGAGATCACGGACGACGTCACCGAGGCGCTCGACTCGCTCACGAAGATCGTGGACACGACCGACGACGTCGTGGCGAAGGTCGGGGATCAGGTGCAGCGGGTCGGAGCCGCCGGATCGCGCGTGGTCGAAGACGCGGCCGGCGTGGTCACCGATGTGCGCGCGATCGTGAACGGCGTCCGCGCGGGGGAAGGCACGATGGGCCGTCTCTTCACGGACACGGCGTTCTACGACCGCCTGAACGCGATCGGGCACGACGCGGCAGAGAGCGCGCGGTCGGTCAAGGACGCGGCCGAGATCACGAAGGCGGCGGTGGAGCGCTTCGTCGCCAACGACGGCGCCGGCCCGCAGATGGCGCAAAGCGTACGGAGCACCCTGGCCGGCATCGAGGAAGTGACGTCCGATCTCGCGGAAGGCACCGAGGCCCTGAAACGGAACATCCTGTTCCGCGGGTTCTTCCAGAATCGGGGGTTCTACGACCTCGACGCGATCTCCCGCGAGGCCTACCAGGCAGGCCTCCTCGAACGCGACAACCGGACGGCCGTCAGGGTGTGGCTCGACGCCGACGTCCTCTTCGGCGCCGATGCGGGCGGCGCCGCGCGGCTGACCGACGAGGGCCGGCGCCGCATCGACTCGGCGATGTCGCAGCTGGTGCAGTATCCCCGCGACAGCCCGCTCATCGTGGAGGGCTACGCCCGCACGGCGGACGAGGCCTCGGCGTTCCTCACGTCGGTCGAGCGCAGCACCCTGGTGCGCGACTACGTCCTGTCCCGCTTCCGGCGCCAGGCGACGCTCACCGACGTGATGCCCCTGGGCAACGACGCGGCCGGCAGCCCGAGCGGGGATGGCCGGTGGGGCGGGGTGGCCCTGACGATGTTCGTCGAGAACGGCGTCTTCAGGCGCCCACGGGACCGCTGA
- a CDS encoding ATP-binding cassette domain-containing protein, whose protein sequence is MGATDPPAVELRHVSKAFGEKRVLDDVCLAVPRGRAVCILGRSGTGKSVMLKHIIGLVRPDTGHVLVEGDDLEGLSGPALARVRSRIGLLFQNGALFDSISVGENVAFPMRRHTRASDAEIRRRAQDLLAQVSLERDYDTMPGALSGGMRKRAGLARALALDPPIVLADEPSAGLDPVTAAEIDRLLVDLNERRGTTLVVVTHNIPSARAIGDELVFLHEGRILAQGDAAALERSESALVREFMRSEGAG, encoded by the coding sequence ATGGGGGCGACCGACCCGCCGGCCGTCGAGCTCCGGCACGTCTCGAAGGCGTTCGGGGAGAAGCGCGTCCTCGACGACGTGTGCCTGGCCGTGCCGCGCGGCCGGGCGGTCTGCATCCTGGGACGGAGCGGCACCGGGAAGAGCGTGATGCTCAAGCACATCATCGGGCTCGTCCGGCCGGACACCGGCCACGTGCTCGTCGAAGGCGACGATCTCGAAGGACTGAGCGGTCCGGCGCTGGCCCGCGTCCGCTCCCGCATCGGCCTGCTCTTCCAGAACGGCGCCCTGTTCGACTCCATCTCGGTGGGCGAGAACGTCGCCTTTCCGATGCGCCGTCATACCAGGGCATCGGACGCCGAGATCCGACGGCGCGCGCAGGACCTGCTGGCGCAGGTCAGCCTGGAGCGCGACTACGACACGATGCCGGGGGCCCTGTCCGGCGGCATGCGCAAGCGCGCCGGCCTGGCGCGCGCGCTCGCGCTCGATCCGCCGATCGTCCTCGCCGACGAGCCCAGCGCGGGCCTCGATCCCGTCACGGCGGCCGAGATCGACCGGCTGCTCGTGGATCTCAACGAGCGTCGCGGCACGACCCTGGTCGTCGTGACCCACAACATCCCGAGCGCGCGCGCCATCGGCGACGAGCTCGTGTTCCTGCACGAGGGCCGGATCCTGGCCCAGGGAGACGCCGCGGCGCTGGAGCGGAGCGAGAGCGCGCTCGTCCGGGAGTTCATGCGATCCGAGGGCGCCGGGTAG
- a CDS encoding ABC transporter permease, with protein sequence MAATVLSLLGAVGRAAQFAWRVVAEGVRPPYELREVTRQVFELGVRSVPLVAASGFAVGLVLSMHTRASLARFGAEALIPAGLAIALVRETGPLTAGLLLSGRIGAGIGAELGAMKVTEQIDALEAVAVDSFRYLVVTRVVACMIALPLLTTLMDFTGMLGGYFAETAITGMAFRTYFHQAFAPIEFTDVVPSTLKTVVFGFIIATVASYQGVHTTRGTEGVGQASTRAVVTSSILLIAVNVLLVRLIFFVFPD encoded by the coding sequence GTGGCCGCGACGGTCCTCTCCCTCCTCGGCGCCGTCGGACGGGCGGCGCAGTTCGCCTGGCGCGTGGTCGCCGAAGGCGTCCGGCCGCCCTACGAGCTGCGCGAAGTCACGCGGCAGGTCTTCGAGCTCGGCGTCCGGTCCGTCCCGCTGGTGGCGGCATCGGGCTTCGCGGTCGGACTCGTGCTGTCGATGCACACGCGCGCTTCGCTCGCGCGCTTCGGCGCCGAGGCCCTGATCCCGGCCGGGCTGGCCATCGCGCTGGTCCGCGAGACCGGACCGCTCACCGCCGGCCTGCTGCTCTCGGGCCGTATCGGGGCCGGCATCGGCGCGGAGCTGGGCGCCATGAAGGTCACCGAGCAGATCGACGCGCTCGAGGCCGTGGCCGTCGACTCGTTCCGCTACCTCGTCGTGACGCGCGTGGTGGCCTGCATGATCGCGCTGCCGCTCCTCACCACGCTCATGGACTTCACGGGGATGCTGGGCGGCTACTTCGCCGAGACCGCCATCACGGGCATGGCCTTCCGGACGTACTTTCACCAGGCCTTCGCGCCCATCGAGTTCACGGACGTCGTTCCATCCACGCTCAAGACGGTGGTGTTCGGCTTCATCATCGCCACCGTCGCGTCCTACCAGGGCGTGCACACGACGCGCGGCACCGAGGGCGTCGGCCAGGCGTCCACGCGCGCCGTGGTCACGTCGTCCATCCTCCTCATCGCCGTGAACGTCCTGCTCGTGCGGCTCATCTTCTTCGTGTTCCCCGACTGA
- a CDS encoding BON domain-containing protein: protein MTTTLRALLVCLGVLAAVTTAPGCAPAVSALRIEAAHAEARVKTALVNDPDIGTRVINVRMLGTVAQLTGRVESQAEAARAVALARAVGGVTGVDNRLQIGDATPTADATDLAVDADPTRGPAFEMAELEERYGLVALGAGVGWSNQPAPASGTRTALQPLITLGSGPGARPVVVFDWFGTTTAESPDAPLDAGRTTIRPVLAGFGYTVALGRLQATPSFSVGYAFNSLHVPDQGVAQGVPVEVANSVAWRPGLAVSIDTTRRTAITLSLGRVFTRPRVTFIDDGILSRRSVNTDTTVFLAGFVYRLF from the coding sequence ATGACGACGACACTCCGAGCGCTCCTGGTCTGCCTGGGGGTGCTGGCCGCCGTGACGACGGCCCCGGGCTGCGCGCCCGCGGTCAGCGCCCTCCGCATCGAGGCCGCGCACGCCGAGGCGCGAGTGAAGACGGCGCTCGTCAACGACCCCGACATCGGCACGCGCGTCATCAACGTCCGGATGCTGGGCACGGTGGCGCAGCTGACGGGCCGCGTCGAGAGCCAGGCCGAGGCCGCGCGGGCCGTCGCGCTCGCCAGGGCGGTCGGCGGCGTCACGGGCGTGGACAACCGCCTGCAGATCGGCGACGCCACGCCGACGGCCGACGCCACGGACCTGGCCGTGGACGCCGATCCCACGCGGGGCCCGGCGTTCGAGATGGCCGAGCTCGAGGAACGCTACGGCCTGGTGGCGCTCGGCGCCGGGGTGGGGTGGTCCAACCAGCCGGCGCCGGCCTCGGGGACGCGCACGGCGCTGCAGCCCCTGATCACGCTCGGCTCAGGACCCGGCGCGAGGCCCGTCGTGGTCTTCGACTGGTTCGGCACGACGACGGCCGAGTCTCCGGACGCGCCGCTGGATGCCGGGCGCACCACGATCCGCCCCGTGCTGGCCGGGTTCGGCTACACCGTGGCCCTCGGCCGCCTGCAGGCGACGCCGTCCTTCTCGGTGGGCTACGCCTTCAACAGCCTCCACGTCCCCGACCAGGGCGTGGCCCAGGGCGTCCCCGTGGAAGTGGCCAACAGCGTCGCCTGGCGGCCGGGACTGGCCGTGTCGATCGACACGACCCGCCGGACGGCCATCACGCTCTCGCTCGGCCGCGTCTTCACCCGGCCCCGCGTGACCTTCATCGACGACGGCATCCTGAGCCGCCGGTCGGTCAACACCGACACCACCGTGTTCCTGGCCGGCTTCGTGTACCGGCTCTTCTGA
- a CDS encoding TRAP transporter large permease subunit: MSGPAEPSAPAEARGIETRGPVATVEHGLSTLTLVLLTLLPITEIVLRRFDSGIPGGVPFVQHLTLVVALLGGALAARDDRLLALATGSLLPAGRLRSAAKTLGGFVGASVASLLARAGVDLVRLERQAGRNITEGVPVWTFQVLLPVGFGLIAWRIVRASFRSDRAAGIGAALGVVVGLWLGAGLPFDWSAPFSPSVDDVPMAALPGGADSYLWWLLALFVGGIAGAPIFALLGGAAAVMFLSEGVSPSAILIQTYQLSTKPTLAAIPLFTLVGVILAEGGAPGRLLRVFRALFGWFPGGTAVVCAMLCAFFTVFTGGSGVTILALGGLLFPALVEDGYGERFSLGLLTASGSLGLLLPPALPLILYGIVAQSPIEDLFIGGIVPGLLLIGMTAAWGIRAAIAANVPRPAFSTREAGAAIWDAKWEMLLPVVVVGALFSGVATTVEAAAIGALYAFCTQVFVHRDLRIGRDIGRVAAECSSTVGGVLLILGVAVGLTSWMIDADVPGRLLEATQQYITSRGMFLLALNAFLLVVGAMMDIFSATFVVAPLLVPLGVAYDVHPVHLGIIFIANLELGYLTPPVGLNLFLSSYRFRRPLMDVAVATLPMLAVLAFGVLVITYVPWLTTGLLQWMGRI, translated from the coding sequence GTGAGTGGACCGGCCGAGCCGTCGGCGCCCGCCGAAGCGCGGGGGATCGAGACGCGCGGCCCGGTCGCGACGGTCGAGCACGGGCTGTCCACGCTCACGCTCGTCCTCCTCACGCTCCTGCCGATCACCGAGATCGTCCTCAGGCGATTCGACTCCGGCATTCCCGGCGGGGTGCCGTTCGTCCAGCACCTGACGCTCGTCGTCGCCCTGCTCGGCGGCGCGCTGGCGGCCAGGGACGATCGGCTGCTCGCGCTCGCCACCGGGTCGCTGCTCCCGGCCGGCCGCCTGCGCTCGGCGGCCAAGACGCTGGGCGGGTTCGTCGGCGCGTCGGTCGCCAGCCTGCTGGCGCGGGCGGGCGTGGACCTGGTGCGGCTCGAGCGGCAGGCAGGCCGCAACATCACCGAGGGCGTCCCGGTGTGGACGTTCCAGGTGCTGCTCCCGGTGGGATTCGGGCTCATCGCCTGGCGCATCGTGCGGGCGTCGTTCCGCTCGGATCGCGCGGCCGGCATCGGCGCCGCGCTGGGCGTGGTCGTCGGCCTCTGGCTGGGCGCCGGGCTGCCGTTCGACTGGAGCGCGCCGTTCTCGCCGAGCGTGGACGACGTCCCGATGGCGGCCCTGCCCGGCGGGGCCGACAGCTACCTGTGGTGGCTGCTGGCGCTCTTCGTCGGCGGCATCGCCGGCGCGCCCATCTTCGCGCTCCTCGGTGGCGCGGCCGCGGTGATGTTCCTGTCCGAGGGCGTCTCGCCCTCGGCCATCCTCATCCAGACCTACCAGCTCTCCACGAAGCCCACGCTCGCGGCGATCCCGCTCTTCACCCTCGTGGGCGTCATCCTGGCCGAAGGCGGCGCCCCGGGCCGGCTGCTCCGCGTCTTCCGCGCGCTCTTCGGCTGGTTCCCGGGCGGCACGGCGGTCGTCTGCGCGATGCTCTGCGCCTTCTTCACCGTCTTCACCGGCGGCTCCGGCGTGACGATCCTGGCGCTGGGGGGCCTGCTCTTCCCGGCGCTCGTCGAGGACGGCTACGGCGAGCGCTTCTCGCTGGGGCTCCTCACCGCGTCGGGCTCGCTCGGCCTGCTCCTGCCCCCAGCGCTGCCGCTCATCCTGTACGGCATCGTCGCGCAGTCGCCGATCGAGGATCTGTTCATCGGCGGCATCGTGCCCGGGCTGCTCCTCATCGGCATGACCGCGGCCTGGGGCATCCGCGCCGCCATCGCCGCCAACGTGCCCCGCCCGGCGTTCTCGACGCGCGAGGCCGGCGCCGCGATCTGGGACGCGAAGTGGGAGATGCTGCTGCCGGTGGTGGTCGTGGGCGCCCTCTTCAGCGGCGTGGCCACCACGGTGGAAGCCGCTGCGATCGGCGCGCTCTACGCGTTCTGCACGCAGGTCTTCGTGCACCGCGATCTCCGAATCGGCCGGGACATCGGCCGCGTCGCGGCCGAGTGCTCGTCCACCGTGGGCGGCGTGCTGCTCATCCTGGGCGTCGCCGTGGGGCTCACGAGCTGGATGATCGATGCCGACGTGCCGGGGCGCCTGCTGGAAGCGACGCAGCAATACATCACGTCGCGGGGCATGTTCCTGCTCGCCCTCAACGCGTTCCTGCTCGTCGTGGGCGCGATGATGGACATCTTCAGCGCGACCTTCGTCGTCGCCCCCCTCCTCGTCCCGCTCGGCGTGGCCTACGACGTCCACCCCGTGCACCTGGGCATCATCTTCATCGCCAATCTGGAGCTGGGCTACCTCACGCCGCCGGTCGGCCTGAACCTGTTCCTGTCCTCCTATCGCTTCCGCCGGCCGCTGATGGACGTGGCCGTCGCGACGCTGCCGATGCTGGCGGTCCTCGCGTTCGGCGTGCTCGTCATCACCTACGTGCCGTGGCTGACGACGGGCCTGCTGCAGTGGATGGGGCGGATCTAG